Proteins co-encoded in one Gossypium arboreum isolate Shixiya-1 chromosome 11, ASM2569848v2, whole genome shotgun sequence genomic window:
- the LOC108473507 gene encoding peptidyl-prolyl cis-trans isomerase CYP37, chloroplastic encodes MVFPLSSSITLSFSPSTPKRHFLSTHFAFRFSQARSQENARPFQLKVQCKASKEAFVKDKSQCRNIPTSFNLSTLINGTMKLENVIAVILILAEITSPLPLAGWDFWSISPANAVLYSPETKLPRTGELALRRAIPANTNMKAIQDSLEDISYLLRIPQRKPYGTMEGNVKKALKIAVDGKDSILASIPADLREKGSTLYSSLVDGKGGLEALLKSIKDQDPDRVSVGLASSLDTVAELELLQAPGLSFLLPEQYLKYPRLTGRAIVELTIEKGDGSSFSPEAGGELRKTATIQVVLDGYSAPLTTGNFAKLVTDGAYDGTKLSCINQAIISENDTGKNGYSVPLEIMPSGQFEPLYKTTLSVQDGELPVLPLSVYGAVAMAHSEVSEEYSSPYQFFFYLYDKRNSGLGGISFEEGQFSVFGYITAGREILPQIKTGDIIKSAKLVEGRDRLVLPSEAKELLQKGSSP; translated from the exons ATGGTGTTTCCTTTATCCTCTTCCATTACTCTTTCTTTCAGTCCTTCAACTCCAAAGCGCCATTTTTTATCGACCCATTTCGCTTTTCGATTCAGTCAAGCTCGTAGTCAAGAGAATGCAAGACCCTTTCAGCTTAAAGTTCAATGCAAGGCTTCTAAAGAAGCCTTTGTCAAG GATAAGTCACAATGCCGAAATATTCCTACAAGTTTCAACTTGTCAACTTTGATTAATGGAACGATGAAACTTGAGAATGTGATTGCTGTGATACTTATTTTAGCCGAAATTACCTCTCCATTACCTTTAGCTGGTTGGGACTTCTGGTCTATTTCACCTGCCAATGCTGTGCTTTACTCTCCTGAAACAAAGCTTCCAAGGACAGGGGAGCTTGCTTTAAGAAGGGCTATCCCAGCAAATACAAACATGAAGGCTATACAG GATTCTTTGGAAGATATTTCCTACCTGCTAAGGATTCCACAAAGAAAGCCTTATGGAACTATGGAGGGTAATGTCAAGAAAGCTCTAAAG ATAGCAGTAGATGGAAAGGATTCTATTTTGGCAAGTATACCAGCAGATCTAAGGGAGAAGGGTTCAACTCTTTACTCATCTCTTGTTGATGGGAAG GGTGGATTGGAAGCACTCCTAAAATCTATAAAGGATCAGGATCCAGATAGAGTATCTGTTGGCCTTGCATCTTCACTAGATACCGTTGCTGAATTGGAGTTGTTGCAG GCCCCGGGGTTGTCCTTTTTGTTACCTGAGCAATACTTGAAATATCCAAG GCTAACAGGGAGAGCAATTGTTGAACTTACTATTGAGAAAGGAGATGGTTCGTCATTTTCCCCAGAAGCTGGTGGTGAACTCAGAAAGACTGCCACAATTCAG GTTGTTTTGGATGGATATTCAGCACCACTAACCACCGGAAATTTTGCAAAACTG GTGACAGATGGAGCATATGATGGAACAAAGCTGAGCTGTATTAATCAAGCTATCATCTCTGAAAACGATACTGGAAAGAACGGTTACAGTGTTCCCCTAGAAATAATGCCATCAGGACAGTTTGAGCCTTTGTACAAAACAACCTTAAGTGTTCAG GATGGCGAATTGCCAGTTCTTCCCCTATCTGTTTATGGAGCTGTTGCTATGGCACACAGTGAAGTCTCTGAGGAATACTCGTCACCATATCAATTTTTCTTCTATCTATACGATAAAAGAAAT TCTGGTTTGGGAGGCATATCGTTTGAAGAAGGTCAATTTTCCGTTTTCGG ATATATAACTGCTGGAAGAGAGATTCTACCACAAATAAAAACTGGAGATATCATCAAATCTGCAAAGCTAGTTGAAGGTCGAGATCGCCTTGTATTGCCAAGTGAAGCTAAAGAACTTCTTCAAAAAGGGTCATCTCCATAA
- the LOC108473508 gene encoding trafficking protein particle complex II-specific subunit 130 homolog, with amino-acid sequence MANYLAQFQTIKSACAHLIIAVEDVSDLWPAVRNNFEERLPFKRACLNNKTRNPVFLENLPAEFVLTTDARLRSRFPQEQYLFWFREPYATLVLVTCEDLDEFKNIVKPRLKVFAQNDEREWFIIFLSKAHPNNDQATKMAKKVYAKFEADFSSKKRERCCKFDIYGPEPNFWEELEFRIMDSIKNTLDRRIQFYEDEIRKLSEQRFMPIWNFCNFFILKESLAFMFEIAHLHEDALREYDELELCYLETVNMGGKHREFGGLDCGDDRAALLNPGNKSLTQIVQGDSFREFEFRQYLFACQSKLLFKLNRPFEVASRGYSFIISFSKALESNESILPFCMREVWVITACLALVDATSIQYNDEDVAPETEKEFYRIQGDLYSLCRIKLLRLAYLIGYGTEIERSPVNSASLSMLPWPKPAVWPSVPDDATSEVVVKEKMILQETPRVKHFGIQRKPLPLEPTILVREANRRRSSRSVGNSSEIFYGSLGFNDGLAADVPAKMPQADKAHGFMMSRTYSSPGNFDCSIGRPMRLAEIFVAAEHALKKTISNPDLQKILSSVENFEQKYMELTKGAADNYHHSWWKRYGVVLDGEIAAVCFKRGNFDLAAKSYEKVCALYAGEGWEDLLAEVLPNLAECQKSLNDEAGYLSSCVRLLSLDKGLFSSKERQAFQSEVVNLAHNEMTHHVPLDVSSLITFSGNPGPPMALCDGDTGTLSVTVWSGFPDDITLDSLSLTLMATYNADEGGKLRNSNATVLKPGRNTITFPLPPQKPGSYVLGVLTGHIGQLTFRSHSFSKGGPADSDDFMSYEKPTRPILKVFKPRPLADLSASISSALLINETQWIGIIAQPINYSLKGAVLHIDTGPGLMIEDSHSIEMESYKKAGQGSVGTENSGDATKDSSAAAKDCSPAADKHFEQLRLVSGKIEFPDWASDVSSILWIPIRAIDDKLARGSSSGAPEKQIIVDRMRTIALKLEFGISKNQIYDTTIALHFSDPFHVSTRVTNQCNDRTLLLQVTLHSQVNATLSVYDAWLDLHDGFTHAGQGNGRPISAFFPLVISPSSRAGLLFCLCLEKKTAEDENKVPAENKLNIRYEISGDRTIGAHPPVAMKSNENDEDTSKNLVFRSALFLQQPVLSPCLAVGFLPLPSDSIRVGQLVTMKWRVERLKDIEEKRVPQNNDKMLYEINANSDKWMIAGRKRGHVSLDMKQGSRIVISILCMPLVAGYIHPPHLGLPGIDEVSISCSPAGCHLVCVLPPAPSSSFCVPA; translated from the exons ATGGCAAACTATTTAGCTCAATTTCAAACAATAAAGAGCGCTTGTGCTCATCTCATCATTGCTG TTGAAGATGTCAGTGACTTATGGCCTGCCGTCAGGAACAATTTCGAAGAGAGGCTGCCATTCAAAAGAGCTTGCTTGAATAACAAGACCCGTAACCCTGTGTTTTTGGAGAATTTGCCTGCTGAATTTGTGTTAACCACTGATGCAAGATTACGTAGCAGATTTCCTCAAGAGCAGTACTTATTTTGGTTTCGAGAGCCATATGCGACTCTGGTTCTTGTTACATGTGAG GACCTTGATGAGTTCAAGAATATTGTTAAACCACGCCTGAAAGTGTTTGCTCAAAATGATGAGCGCGAatggtttattatatttttatctaaaGCTCATCCAAACAATGATCAGGCCACTAAAATGGCTAAGAAAGTATATGCCAAATTTGAAGCTGATTTCAGCTCCAAGAAGAGGGAAAG GTGCTGCAAATTTGACATATATGGTCCTGAACCAAATTTTTGGGAAGAGTTAGAGTTCAggattatggattctatcaaaaATACATTGGATAGACGAATACAATTCTATGAGGATGAGATACGCAAGCTTAGTGAACAACGATTCATGCCGATTTGGAACTTCTGTAATTTTTTCATTCTGAAG gaAAGCTTGGCTTTTATGTTTGAGATTGCTCATCTTCACGAGGATGCCTTACGTGAATATGATGAACTAGAATTATGCTACTTGGAAACAG TTAATATGGGTGGGAAACATAGGGAGTTTGGAGGACTAGACTGTGGTGATGATCGGGCAGCACTGCTCAACCCTGGAAACAAATCATTAACACAGATTGTTCAAGGTGACTCATTCAGGGAATTTGAATTCAGACAGTATCTCTTTGCTTGTCAATCAAAG CTCTTATTCAAACTGAATCGTCCTTTTGAGGTTGCTTCGAGGGGTTATTCATTTATAATTAGTTTCTCAAAAGCCTTGGAATCAAATGAG AGTATTTTGCCCTTCTGTATGCGTGAAGTTTGGGTAATCACTGCATGCTTGGCTTTAGTTGATGCAACCAGTATTCAATATAATGATGAAGATGTAGCCCCTGAGACAGAAAAGGAGTTCTATCGCATTCAAGGTGATCTTTACTCACTATGTAGGATTAag TTATTGAGGCTTGCATATCTAATTGGATATGGAACAGAGATAGAAAGGAGTCCTGTTAACAG tgcttCTCTAAGCATGCTGCCTTGGCCCAAGCCGGCAGTTTGGCCTTCAGTTCCAGATGATGCTACCTCTGAGGTGGTTGTGAAAGAAAAG ATGATCCTGCAAGAAACTCCTAGAGTCAAGCACTTTGGCATTCAGAGGAAACCCTTGCCACTGGAACCTACTATCCTTGTACGTGAGGCAAACCGGCGAAGGTCTTCACGTTCTGTTGGAAACTCATCAGAGATTTTTTATGGCAGTCTAGGGTTCAATGATGG ATTAGCTGCAGATGTACCAGCAAAGATGCCCCAAGCAGATAAAGCACATGGATTTATGATGTCACGTACATACTCATCTCCTGGAAATTTCGATTGCTCAATTGGTCGTCCTATGAGACTTGCTGAAATTTTTGTTGCTGCTGAACATGCTCTGAAGAAAACAATTTCAAATCCTGATCTCCAGAAAATTTTGTCATCTGTAGAGAACTTCGAG CAAAAATATATGGAGCTCACTAAAGGTGCTGCTGACAATTACCACCATTCTTGGTGGAAAAGATACGGAGTTGTCCTTGATGGTGAAATTGCGGCTGTCTGCTTTAAGCGTGGGAACTTTGACCTAGCTGCAAAGTCATATGAGAAGGTTTGTGCCCTTTATGCTGGTGAAGGATGGGAAGATTTATTAGCTGAAGTCTTGCCCAATTTAGCTGAATGTCAAAAGTCACTCAATGATGAAGCTGGCTACCTGTCCTCCTGTGTGCGATTGCTTTCGCTAGATAAAGGTTTATTCTCATCAAAGGAACGCCAAGCTTTTCAATCAGAAGTTGTTAATCTAGCACATAATGAAATGACGCACCATGTTCCTCTTGACGTATCATCATTAATTACATTTTCTGGAAATCCTGGGCCTCCTATGGCACTATGTGATGGGGATACTGGTACCTTATCTGTGACCGTTTGGAGTGGATTTCCTGATGATATAACTCTCGATTCTCTTAGTCTCACTTTGATGGCTACATATAATGCTGATGAAGGTGGTAAG TTACGGAACTCTAATGCCACTGTACTAAAGCCTGGTAGGAATACAATCACCTTTCCTTTACCACCACAGAAGCCTGGTTCCTATGTCTTGGGAGTTCTTACTGGTCACATTGGACAGTTGACATTCAGATCTCATAGTTTTTCCAAGGGAGGTCCAGCAGATAGTGATGATTTCATGAGCTATGAGAAGCCAACCCGGCCTATCTTGAAG GTTTTCAAACCAAGACCTCTAGCTGATCTATCTGCAAGTATATCATCTGCCTTACTGATTAATGAAACTCAGTGGATTGGAATTATAGCACAGCCTATAAACTACTCCTTAAAAGGTGCTGTCTTGCATATTGATACTGGTCCTGGTTTAATGATTGAAGATTCACATTCCATTGAGATGGAGAGCTACAAAAAGGCTGGACAGGGCTCGGTTGGTACGGAAAACTCTGGTGATGCTACAAAAGATAGTTCTGCGGCTGCAAAAGATTGTTCTCCAGCTGCTGATAAACACTTTGAGCAGTTACGTCTTGTAAGCGGCAAAATAGAGTTTCCAGATTGGGCCAGTGATGTATCCTCAATTTTATGGATTCCTATTCGTGCTATTGATGATAAGCTTGCAAGAGGGTCATCTTCAG GGGCCCCTGAGAAACAAATTATTGTGGACAGAATGAGGACAATAGCTTTGAAGCTTGAGTTTGGGATATCAAAGAACCAGATCTATGACAC AACCATAGCTCTGCATTTCAGTGATCCTTTCCATGTGAGCACAAGAGTCACCAATCAGTGCAATGATAGGACTTTGCTTTTGCAG GTAACTCTTCACTCCCAAGTGAATGCCACATTGTCTGTTTATGATGCTTGGCTTGACCTTCACGATGGATTTACACATGCTGGACAAGGTAATGGAAGACCTATTTCTGCATTCTTTCCTCTCGTCATATCTCCAAGTTCAAGAGCTGGACTCCTATTCTGTTTATGCTTGGAGAAGAAAACTGCTGAAG ATGAAAATAAGGTACCAGCAGAAAACAAATTAAACATAAGATATGAAATTTCTGGTGATAGGACCATTGGGGCACACCCACCTGTGGCTATGAAATCGAATGAAAATGATGAGGATACTAGTAAGAATTTAGTCTTCAGGAGTGCTCTTTTTCTGCAGCAGCCTGTCCTTAGCCCATGCCTGGCTGTAGGATTTCTACCTCTTCCTTCCGATAGTATTCGAGTTGGGCAACTTGTTACCATGAAATGGAGGGTTGAAAGGTTGAAAGACATTGAGGAGAAAAGAGTTCCTCAAAACAAT GACAAGATGTTATATGAAATCAATGCAAATTCTGATAAATGGATGATTGCTGGGAGGAAAAGAGGGCATGTTTCTCTTGACATGAAGCAAG GTTCAAGGATAGTTATTTCCATATTATGCATGCCCCTTGTTGCTGGATACATCCACCCTCCTCATCTTGGGCTTCCGGGTATCGATGAAGTGAGTATAAGCTGCAGTCCTGCCGGATGTCACCTGGTTTGCGTCTTGCCTCCTGCTCCAAGTTCATCCTTCTGTGTTCCAGCATGA